The Pseudofrankia inefficax genome window below encodes:
- a CDS encoding TetR/AcrR family transcriptional regulator — protein MAEYCHNLGMSRQSAPSLTRQAIVRTALTMVERDGYAAFTMPRLGDELGVRTASLYHHFRDRADILTEIARTIVLETDLPRIAPSAHWTEYFVTLAVNFRRTILRHRNAAPILLQFLPRDVLTPLYETAAQVLDQADELAPSSRILVLDGMDRIGLGSALLEAAASPEADGPFPNASAEAQPTLTAALTQNALDAEQLFVESIRAFLAGVLANQEARGG, from the coding sequence GTGGCGGAGTACTGCCATAATCTGGGCATGTCCCGCCAGTCCGCGCCCTCACTGACCCGCCAGGCGATCGTCAGGACTGCGTTGACGATGGTGGAACGAGACGGCTACGCGGCGTTCACCATGCCCCGGCTCGGCGACGAGCTCGGGGTGCGGACGGCGTCGCTCTACCATCACTTCCGCGACCGCGCGGACATTCTGACCGAGATCGCCCGGACCATCGTCCTGGAAACCGACCTGCCACGTATCGCGCCGTCGGCTCACTGGACCGAGTACTTCGTGACACTGGCCGTCAACTTCCGGCGCACGATCCTGCGCCATCGCAACGCCGCCCCGATCCTCCTGCAGTTCCTGCCCCGCGACGTCCTCACGCCGCTCTACGAAACGGCCGCGCAGGTGCTGGACCAGGCTGACGAACTGGCGCCGTCCAGCCGCATCCTCGTCCTCGACGGAATGGACCGCATCGGGCTGGGATCCGCATTGCTGGAGGCGGCGGCCTCCCCCGAGGCCGACGGACCGTTCCCGAACGCCTCCGCGGAGGCCCAGCCGACGCTGACCGCGGCGCTCACGCAGAACGCGCTGGACGCCGAGCAGCTCTTCGTCGAGTCGATCCGCGCCTTCCTCGCCGGCGTGCTCGCGAACCAGGAAGCACGCGGCGGCTGA
- a CDS encoding aromatic ring-hydroxylating oxygenase subunit alpha, whose product MTQLTAPRETRIGRALEHLRNGSTDEFDVVTPFDAVEYTDPRLAARERNLVFGRVPSIVAHGSEVARAGDFVTLQMPRNKVIVVRQADGVVKAFVNLCRHRGALLEEQEKGSCRVFSCGYHRWAYGTDGSLRAITRDATFGKVDRARYGLVELPCEERHGFVWLVDDATQQIDVAAWLGSPMDEILGGYGLPDLVCYRAEGFDEPVNWKIMQDAFLDGYHIQYAHANTAARHIHTNVMAAEDFGRHCRFIAPRKSIDRWLDEDPNGTSLAPHVTETHFLLPNSTLLRQPDHFELLTFRPHPKDPGRSRMEMRLLVPAVEASGMSDAAWTNLWDKNWQILLDVLHAEDFPLLRSSQAGLESADAGGMLLGRNELANQVFRRELGRLVS is encoded by the coding sequence ATGACCCAGCTGACGGCGCCGCGGGAGACACGGATCGGGCGGGCGTTGGAGCATCTGCGCAACGGTTCGACCGACGAGTTCGACGTCGTGACACCATTCGACGCCGTCGAGTACACGGACCCGCGGCTTGCCGCGCGTGAGCGGAACCTGGTGTTCGGCAGAGTTCCGTCGATCGTCGCGCACGGCTCCGAGGTGGCGCGCGCCGGCGACTTCGTCACGCTGCAGATGCCGCGTAACAAAGTCATCGTGGTCCGACAGGCTGACGGTGTGGTGAAGGCCTTCGTGAATCTGTGTCGGCACCGCGGGGCATTGCTGGAAGAGCAGGAGAAGGGTAGTTGCCGAGTGTTCTCCTGTGGATACCACAGGTGGGCCTACGGCACGGACGGCTCCCTGCGGGCGATCACGCGAGACGCGACGTTCGGCAAGGTGGACCGCGCGCGCTACGGCCTCGTCGAGCTGCCCTGCGAGGAGCGCCACGGCTTCGTCTGGCTGGTCGACGACGCTACCCAGCAGATCGACGTCGCGGCCTGGCTCGGCTCTCCCATGGACGAGATTCTTGGCGGCTATGGCCTTCCGGATCTTGTCTGCTACCGGGCCGAGGGGTTCGACGAGCCGGTCAACTGGAAGATCATGCAGGACGCATTCCTGGACGGCTATCACATCCAGTACGCCCATGCGAATACCGCCGCGAGGCACATCCATACCAACGTGATGGCGGCGGAGGACTTCGGCCGGCACTGTCGGTTCATCGCGCCGCGGAAGTCCATCGACCGCTGGCTCGACGAGGACCCAAATGGGACCAGCCTTGCCCCGCACGTCACCGAGACGCATTTTCTGCTGCCCAACAGCACTTTGCTGCGTCAGCCAGACCATTTCGAGCTCCTGACGTTCCGTCCGCACCCGAAGGATCCGGGCCGCAGCCGCATGGAGATGCGGTTGCTGGTGCCGGCTGTGGAAGCGAGCGGCATGTCCGACGCCGCGTGGACGAACCTCTGGGACAAGAACTGGCAGATCCTGCTGGATGTTCTTCACGCCGAGGACTTCCCCCTGCTGCGCAGCTCGCAGGCCGGCCTGGAAAGCGCGGACGCGGGCGGCATGCTGCTCGGACGAAACGAGCTGGCCAATCAGGTCTTCCGTCGCGAGCTGGGCCGGCTCGTCTCCTGA
- a CDS encoding aldehyde dehydrogenase family protein, translating into MTHGDDLFVDGKWANGTGDEHLVRDAATDEVVATVRLGERGDVDRAVRAARAARPGWSATSPSERAERLTAMARYLKDHARATSELVSRENGMPIALSRLANGYAPAAIFRYYAGLIGDLAFQELRPALSGGRSAVERKAVGVVAAVVPWNYPQSLAAMKLAPALAAGCAVVLKTAPETPLDARVYAEAALAAGLPPGVLNIVAADREVSAYLVGHPGVDKVAFTGSTAAGRAIARTCGELLRPVTLELGGKSAAILTEDLDLEVFTKKLLGVCLPNSGQTCHASTRILAPRARYAEVVDRVSDVVAGYAIGHPLDPKTQIGPLASGAQRDRVLGHIASGRRDARLVVGGQPVPGPGNFVRPAVFADVAPDAAIAREEIFGPVLCVLPYDGLDDAVAIANDSDFGLAATVWGGDEGDALALARRLETGTVGLNDYVIDFAAPFGGVKASGLGRELGPDGLDAYLVKQTVYGLA; encoded by the coding sequence ATGACCCACGGCGACGACCTGTTCGTCGACGGGAAGTGGGCGAACGGAACAGGAGACGAACACCTCGTCCGTGACGCCGCCACGGACGAGGTCGTCGCCACGGTCCGGCTCGGCGAGCGCGGGGACGTCGATCGCGCGGTCCGGGCGGCGCGCGCCGCCCGTCCCGGCTGGTCCGCGACGAGCCCGTCCGAACGCGCCGAACGGCTGACGGCGATGGCCCGCTATCTGAAGGATCACGCTCGGGCGACGTCCGAGCTGGTGTCCCGCGAGAACGGCATGCCGATCGCGTTGTCGCGCCTTGCCAACGGTTACGCGCCGGCGGCGATCTTCCGTTACTACGCGGGCCTGATCGGCGACCTGGCGTTCCAGGAGCTGCGGCCCGCCCTGTCCGGCGGCAGGTCGGCGGTGGAGCGCAAGGCCGTCGGCGTCGTCGCCGCCGTCGTCCCGTGGAACTATCCGCAGTCGCTGGCGGCGATGAAGCTCGCCCCGGCGCTCGCGGCCGGGTGCGCCGTCGTGCTCAAGACCGCGCCCGAGACACCGCTGGACGCCCGGGTCTACGCCGAGGCCGCGCTGGCGGCGGGACTGCCGCCGGGGGTGCTCAACATCGTGGCGGCCGACCGCGAGGTCAGCGCGTACCTCGTGGGCCATCCCGGGGTCGACAAGGTCGCGTTCACCGGGTCGACGGCTGCGGGCCGGGCGATCGCCAGGACCTGTGGCGAGCTGCTGCGCCCGGTCACGCTCGAGCTCGGCGGCAAGTCGGCGGCGATCCTCACCGAGGACCTGGACCTGGAGGTCTTCACCAAGAAGCTGCTGGGCGTGTGCCTGCCGAACTCGGGCCAGACCTGCCACGCCAGCACCCGGATTCTCGCCCCCCGGGCGCGCTACGCAGAGGTCGTCGACCGGGTGAGTGACGTCGTCGCCGGCTACGCGATCGGCCACCCGCTGGACCCGAAGACCCAGATCGGACCGTTGGCCAGTGGCGCCCAACGCGACCGGGTGCTGGGACACATCGCGTCGGGCCGGCGCGACGCCCGGCTTGTCGTCGGCGGCCAGCCGGTCCCCGGTCCGGGCAACTTCGTGCGCCCGGCCGTCTTCGCCGACGTCGCGCCGGACGCCGCGATCGCCCGCGAGGAGATCTTCGGCCCGGTGCTGTGCGTTCTGCCGTATGACGGGCTCGACGACGCCGTGGCGATCGCGAACGACTCGGACTTCGGCCTGGCCGCGACCGTCTGGGGCGGCGACGAGGGCGACGCGCTGGCGCTCGCGAGACGGCTGGAGACCGGGACCGTGGGCCTCAACGACTACGTCATCGACTTCGCCGCACCGTTCGGAGGCGTGAAGGCAAGCGGACTCGGCCGCGAGCTCGGCCCTGACGGCCTGGACGCGTATCTCGTCAAGCAGACCGTCTACGGGCTCGCGTAG
- a CDS encoding acyl-CoA dehydrogenase family protein, translating to METDLYEADHEAYRTTAREFMRREVVPRLGDWDVRREVDRDTWTKAGAAGLVGLAVPERFGGAGMNDYRYRFVVSEEIADAGAAALQSAFAVNDDIVLGYLLAQATEEQKARWLPGFASGETISAIAMSEAEAGSDLRGIATQAVRKGDRWLLNGSKTFISNGITADLVIVFARTDAAEGAGGYSLFVVERGMPGFERGRKLDKIGLAAQDTAELFFHDVEVPADNLLGSAGAGLRSLMENLPRERMGIAVAAQCSAEASLRWTVDYVRQRRAFGKAVAEFQTVGFTLAELRTQVEVTRAYLDRCVRQLNAGALSAVDAAKAKWWATDVQWKVIDAGVQLHGGYGYMTEYPIARAFMDARVQRIYGGTNEIMKEIISRDLLR from the coding sequence ATGGAGACGGACCTTTACGAGGCGGATCACGAGGCCTACCGGACGACGGCCAGGGAGTTCATGCGACGGGAGGTCGTGCCGCGCCTGGGCGACTGGGATGTGCGGCGCGAGGTCGACCGCGACACCTGGACGAAGGCGGGGGCCGCCGGGCTGGTCGGCCTCGCGGTTCCGGAGCGGTTCGGCGGCGCGGGCATGAACGACTACCGCTACCGCTTCGTCGTGTCGGAGGAGATCGCGGACGCGGGGGCGGCGGCCCTGCAGTCGGCATTCGCGGTCAACGACGACATCGTGCTGGGCTACCTGCTCGCACAGGCCACCGAGGAACAGAAGGCACGGTGGCTGCCGGGCTTCGCGTCGGGCGAGACGATCAGCGCGATCGCGATGAGTGAGGCGGAGGCCGGCAGCGACCTGCGCGGGATCGCCACCCAGGCGGTCCGCAAGGGGGACCGCTGGCTGCTGAACGGGTCGAAGACGTTCATCAGCAACGGGATCACCGCCGATCTGGTGATCGTGTTCGCCAGGACCGACGCGGCGGAAGGCGCCGGCGGCTACAGCCTTTTCGTCGTCGAACGCGGCATGCCCGGTTTCGAGCGGGGCCGCAAGCTGGACAAGATCGGACTGGCCGCCCAGGACACCGCCGAGCTGTTCTTCCACGACGTCGAGGTGCCCGCGGACAACCTGTTGGGCAGCGCCGGCGCGGGCCTGCGGTCACTGATGGAGAACCTCCCACGCGAGCGCATGGGAATCGCCGTCGCGGCGCAGTGCTCGGCGGAGGCCTCCCTGCGCTGGACGGTGGACTACGTACGGCAGCGGCGGGCGTTCGGCAAGGCCGTCGCCGAGTTCCAGACCGTCGGTTTCACGCTGGCCGAGCTGCGTACGCAGGTCGAGGTGACGCGGGCCTATCTCGACCGTTGCGTCCGCCAGCTCAACGCCGGGGCGTTGTCCGCGGTGGACGCGGCGAAGGCGAAATGGTGGGCCACCGATGTGCAGTGGAAGGTCATTGATGCCGGCGTCCAGCTGCACGGTGGCTACGGCTACATGACCGAGTACCCGATCGCCCGCGCGTTCATGGATGCCCGGGTGCAGCGGATCTACGGCGGCACGAACGAGATCATGAAGGAGATCATCAGCCGGGACCTGCTGCGTTGA
- a CDS encoding enoyl-CoA hydratase/isomerase family protein: protein MADTVIEIEEPRPGITLVRLNRPEVLNAITAELIQGLRDVLRGIQDDAQVRAVVLTGAGRAFCAGLDLRGYGDLPGSPEHGEGVPQTGLRGQRHVSELVEDFRRVRAPIIAAVNGPAAGAGLSISLLCDIRLAARSASFHASFIRRGLSGCDIGVSWLLPRAIGFARAADLLLTGGSLDAAEAERVGLVSAVIPDEELLDAAVERARAIAELSPFGVWQTKELLWANQEIGGLRAAVALEDRTQALAGMTEDHREAVAAFLEKRPAIYRDR from the coding sequence ATGGCTGACACCGTGATCGAGATCGAGGAGCCGCGGCCCGGCATCACGCTGGTCCGGCTCAACCGTCCTGAGGTGCTCAACGCCATCACCGCGGAGCTGATCCAGGGGCTTCGGGACGTACTGCGCGGGATTCAGGATGACGCACAGGTGCGCGCGGTGGTGCTCACGGGCGCCGGCCGGGCCTTCTGCGCGGGCCTGGACCTGCGCGGCTACGGCGACCTGCCCGGGTCGCCGGAGCACGGCGAAGGCGTTCCCCAGACCGGCCTGCGGGGACAGCGCCATGTGTCCGAGCTGGTTGAGGACTTCCGCAGGGTGCGGGCTCCGATCATCGCGGCCGTCAACGGCCCGGCGGCCGGGGCCGGGCTGTCGATCTCGCTGCTGTGTGACATCAGGCTGGCCGCGCGGTCGGCGTCCTTCCACGCGTCCTTCATCAGGCGCGGCCTGTCCGGGTGCGACATCGGCGTCAGCTGGCTGCTGCCCCGCGCCATCGGGTTCGCCCGAGCCGCCGACCTGCTGCTGACCGGCGGATCGCTGGACGCCGCGGAGGCCGAACGGGTCGGGCTGGTCAGCGCGGTCATCCCGGACGAGGAGCTCCTCGACGCCGCGGTGGAGCGAGCCCGCGCGATCGCGGAGCTCAGCCCGTTCGGGGTCTGGCAGACCAAGGAGCTGCTGTGGGCGAACCAGGAGATCGGTGGGCTGCGGGCGGCGGTGGCGCTGGAGGACCGGACCCAGGCCCTCGCCGGAATGACCGAGGACCACCGGGAGGCGGTGGCCGCGTTCCTGGAGAAACGCCCGGCGATCTACCGTGACCGGTGA
- a CDS encoding ABC transporter substrate-binding protein has product MFLRSRSLARTATVVAAASGLAILSACDGPGGAGGHSAASSCTAPGVTRTEIKAGLLFSDSGAGQSAFGAYRGGVDARLGIANATGGIDGRKIVYSWRDDASDPAQNLVGAQNLVQADGVFGVIEGTTVAAGSAQYLDGQAIPVVGVGGEIAWTEHANMFAWSYYTTRTGSNSVWGDFIRSQGGTRAVLINSAAGDATQNFHRQLSESLRSAGVDIDQTFDVTAGMTNFDSLAQRMKAAHIDTLTGSVFPDALARILPAARAAGVNLKVVLAPLGYDPTLLALMGPALAHTVMYLDFVPFELNTAAHSQLVSAMETYAPQVQPPAQESAAFGWLSADMFLRGLQAAGPCPTRESFIRGLRAVRDYDGGGLLPHSVDFAVNRGQLSSCWDFVRVSDDGSRFIPLQPVARCGNPLT; this is encoded by the coding sequence ATGTTCTTACGCAGTCGATCGTTGGCGCGAACGGCCACAGTGGTCGCCGCCGCCAGCGGCCTGGCCATACTGAGCGCCTGCGACGGCCCAGGAGGCGCCGGTGGGCACTCGGCCGCGTCGTCGTGCACGGCGCCAGGAGTAACCAGGACAGAGATAAAGGCCGGCCTTCTGTTCAGCGACAGCGGGGCTGGCCAGTCCGCTTTCGGAGCGTATCGCGGCGGGGTGGACGCCCGCCTTGGAATCGCCAACGCCACCGGTGGGATCGACGGCCGCAAAATCGTGTACAGCTGGCGCGACGACGCCTCCGACCCGGCGCAGAACCTCGTCGGGGCACAGAACCTCGTTCAAGCGGACGGAGTGTTCGGCGTCATCGAGGGTACTACCGTGGCCGCTGGCTCCGCGCAGTATCTGGACGGCCAGGCAATTCCGGTCGTCGGGGTCGGTGGAGAGATCGCCTGGACCGAGCACGCCAATATGTTCGCGTGGAGCTACTACACCACCAGGACTGGTTCCAACAGTGTCTGGGGGGACTTCATCCGCAGCCAGGGCGGTACGCGCGCCGTGCTCATCAACTCGGCTGCGGGCGACGCCACCCAGAACTTCCACCGCCAGCTCTCGGAGAGTCTCAGGTCGGCCGGCGTCGACATTGATCAGACCTTCGACGTCACCGCTGGAATGACGAACTTCGATTCCCTGGCCCAGCGTATGAAGGCCGCTCACATCGACACGCTCACCGGTTCCGTCTTCCCCGACGCGCTCGCGCGGATCCTGCCAGCCGCGCGCGCGGCGGGGGTCAACCTGAAGGTCGTGCTGGCTCCGTTGGGCTACGACCCGACGCTTCTCGCCTTGATGGGCCCGGCCCTCGCGCACACGGTCATGTACCTCGACTTCGTGCCGTTCGAGCTGAACACCGCCGCGCACAGCCAGCTGGTCTCCGCGATGGAGACCTACGCACCCCAGGTCCAGCCCCCGGCGCAGGAGAGTGCCGCGTTCGGCTGGCTGTCCGCGGACATGTTCCTGCGCGGCCTGCAGGCCGCCGGTCCGTGCCCCACGCGCGAGTCCTTCATCCGTGGCCTGCGCGCGGTTCGTGACTACGACGGAGGCGGCCTTCTTCCGCATTCTGTCGACTTCGCCGTCAACCGTGGCCAGCTCAGCAGCTGCTGGGACTTCGTGCGCGTCAGCGACGACGGCAGCCGGTTCATCCCGCTGCAGCCCGTCGCCCGCTGCGGGAACCCGCTCACCTGA
- a CDS encoding aldehyde dehydrogenase, with product MTLDTPSLIVVGYRSSTIVRWADGDREVGVKAARYSRSPAGPRWAGRRARGHLEAGARYGAVSTRLARFSREGRKVITRDRLLIDGEWRTAKSSGRIPVTSPSTGLVIGEAPDATVDEINAAAMAARRSFDEGTWRLKSVEERAEVLDAAMTLLESNLDEIGRLVTSEMGLPTSIAQVQIPGALATGRYFLDVAKKDSPSEMRNTVYGPAAVVKEPVGVVASIAPWNGPFNMAISKIVPALVAGCSVVYKPAEETPLDGFFIAEALVEAGVPAGVFNYLTGDRDTGRALVAHQEVDKVSFTGSTMAGREIATECGASFKRLTLELGGKSAAIVLDDADIATTMVGLAIGSFFNTGQVCASYSRVLVPRSRLDEIVGALVATAESFVVGNPFDPSTTMGPLVSRRHQHRVLSYIENGRSAGATVATGGAVPAGLEHGCYVQPTVFTNADNAMRIAREEIFGPVVVVLPYDTVDEAVAIANDSDYGLHGAVFTTDPQRAADVARRVRTGTFSVNSFTYNTEAPFGGVKCSGVGRDTGPEAVQAYYELKTINLTQNMEHLFA from the coding sequence GTGACGCTGGACACCCCCAGCCTAATAGTTGTAGGGTATCGCTCGTCGACGATAGTCCGGTGGGCGGACGGTGACCGCGAGGTAGGCGTGAAGGCCGCCCGCTACTCGCGTTCCCCGGCGGGTCCCAGGTGGGCTGGACGGCGTGCCCGCGGACACCTCGAAGCCGGCGCGCGATACGGCGCCGTCAGCACACGCCTCGCACGCTTCTCCAGAGAGGGACGAAAAGTGATCACCCGTGATCGGCTGCTGATCGATGGTGAGTGGCGAACGGCGAAATCGTCGGGTCGTATTCCGGTGACGTCGCCGTCGACGGGCCTGGTGATCGGCGAGGCACCCGACGCCACCGTTGACGAGATCAACGCCGCGGCGATGGCGGCCCGGCGCTCGTTCGACGAGGGAACCTGGCGACTGAAATCAGTCGAGGAACGCGCCGAGGTTCTCGACGCGGCGATGACTCTTCTCGAGTCGAATCTCGACGAGATCGGCCGGCTGGTGACGTCCGAGATGGGCCTGCCGACCTCGATCGCGCAGGTGCAGATTCCTGGCGCTCTCGCCACGGGCAGGTACTTCCTCGACGTCGCGAAGAAGGACTCGCCCAGCGAGATGCGGAATACCGTGTATGGCCCGGCGGCCGTGGTGAAGGAACCGGTCGGTGTCGTCGCCTCGATCGCGCCGTGGAACGGCCCGTTCAACATGGCGATCTCGAAGATCGTGCCTGCTCTGGTGGCTGGCTGCAGCGTTGTCTACAAACCGGCCGAGGAGACGCCGCTGGACGGGTTCTTCATCGCGGAGGCGCTGGTCGAAGCCGGAGTGCCGGCCGGGGTGTTCAACTACCTCACGGGCGACCGCGACACCGGCCGGGCCCTCGTCGCGCACCAGGAGGTCGACAAGGTCAGTTTCACCGGCTCCACGATGGCGGGCCGGGAGATCGCCACGGAGTGCGGCGCGAGCTTCAAGCGGCTGACGCTCGAGCTGGGTGGAAAGTCCGCGGCGATCGTGCTCGATGACGCGGACATCGCGACGACGATGGTCGGGCTGGCGATCGGGTCCTTCTTCAACACCGGGCAGGTATGCGCGTCCTATAGCCGGGTGCTCGTCCCCCGTAGCCGCCTCGACGAGATCGTCGGCGCGCTCGTCGCGACCGCCGAGTCCTTCGTCGTCGGGAACCCGTTCGACCCGTCCACCACGATGGGGCCGCTGGTGTCCCGACGCCACCAGCACCGCGTGCTGTCGTATATCGAGAACGGCAGGTCGGCGGGAGCCACCGTGGCGACCGGCGGCGCGGTACCCGCGGGCCTGGAGCATGGCTGCTACGTCCAGCCGACGGTCTTCACGAACGCGGACAACGCGATGCGCATCGCCCGCGAGGAGATCTTCGGGCCGGTCGTCGTGGTGCTTCCCTACGACACGGTCGACGAGGCGGTGGCCATCGCCAACGACTCGGACTACGGCCTGCACGGAGCTGTGTTCACCACCGACCCTCAGCGGGCCGCTGACGTGGCACGCCGGGTCCGGACCGGGACCTTCAGTGTCAACTCCTTCACCTACAACACCGAGGCGCCGTTCGGCGGGGTGAAGTGCTCGGGCGTCGGGCGCGACACCGGCCCCGAGGCGGTGCAGGCCTACTACGAGCTCAAGACGATCAACCTCACGCAGAACATGGAGCACCTCTTCGCGTGA
- a CDS encoding Zn-ribbon domain-containing OB-fold protein translates to MTGATTAADVDEVRQRARRHARALLAGDRGAVLADLLPDRWQQILGSLDLPAPLVQAEVTEVRAGAGAFVETRLRCVGVGADAREVRLRWVAYEGSWRVREARNVPSRLPEPVFLAEEYPRVEAEHWEAMNRGELRVQRCVACRTWIWGPRHLCPSCRGFELAFQPVAAEGVVYSWTRTVQSFEATMVGRVPFVVALVTLPHAGDVRVAAVLEPTPGEADPAIGQAVDGVFVPFGDHDRKILRWRLRERTNEARTAGDSGAH, encoded by the coding sequence ATGACGGGTGCGACGACGGCGGCCGACGTCGATGAGGTGAGGCAGCGGGCGCGGCGACACGCACGCGCACTGCTGGCCGGTGACCGCGGCGCGGTGCTGGCCGATCTGTTGCCGGACCGCTGGCAGCAGATCCTCGGTTCGCTCGACCTGCCCGCGCCGCTGGTCCAGGCGGAGGTCACGGAGGTCCGCGCCGGCGCTGGGGCCTTCGTCGAGACGCGGCTGCGCTGCGTCGGCGTGGGTGCGGACGCTCGCGAGGTACGCCTGCGCTGGGTCGCGTACGAGGGTTCCTGGCGTGTCCGCGAGGCCCGCAACGTGCCGTCGCGCCTGCCGGAGCCTGTCTTCCTCGCCGAGGAGTATCCCCGCGTCGAGGCCGAGCACTGGGAGGCCATGAACCGGGGCGAGTTGCGGGTCCAGCGCTGCGTCGCCTGCCGGACCTGGATCTGGGGGCCCCGCCACCTGTGCCCGAGCTGCCGCGGCTTCGAGCTGGCCTTCCAGCCCGTCGCCGCCGAGGGCGTCGTGTACTCCTGGACCCGGACGGTGCAGTCCTTCGAAGCGACGATGGTCGGTCGGGTGCCGTTCGTGGTTGCCCTCGTCACGCTGCCGCACGCAGGCGACGTCCGCGTGGCCGCCGTGCTGGAGCCGACCCCCGGCGAGGCCGACCCGGCGATCGGGCAGGCCGTCGACGGAGTGTTCGTCCCCTTCGGCGACCACGACCGCAAGATCCTTCGCTGGCGCCTGCGTGAGCGGACCAACGAGGCACGGACGGCAGGAGACAGCGGTGCCCACTGA
- a CDS encoding thiolase C-terminal domain-containing protein, which translates to MPTERERGFRGAAAVVGVGETELYRRGTSPYSGMQLAAMAVIGACEDAGVSPTAVDGFSSYAHDSNEGLRLGANLGVEEIRFSQLVFGGGGGGVAAAVNAAAAAVASGQADCVAVYRSITQADDGRGSYVQHHLGPLYTAHGLFTAAQFCALRTQRMLENDGVPAEAMAAVALAGYHHAQRNPRAIAYGQPLTAEKYSDSRWVSSPLRLFDCSRENDGAAALLVVPAEHVERYRGRPAYILAGVQGGGRGWSESLENETAYTSAGFHPAMVQRLWAAAGIGPDDVDVVQLYENFTGPAVASMIDFGLCEPGPSAVKTLHLDNLIVDGGRLPINTAGGNLAEGFVHGINLVLEAVRQLRGGSPNPVPGAGVSLLVGGPAAPLVSATVFGATPGT; encoded by the coding sequence GTGCCCACTGAACGCGAGCGCGGGTTCCGCGGCGCCGCCGCGGTCGTCGGCGTCGGCGAGACGGAGCTCTACCGGCGCGGCACCAGCCCGTACTCGGGCATGCAACTGGCCGCGATGGCCGTCATCGGGGCCTGCGAGGACGCCGGGGTGTCCCCGACGGCGGTGGACGGGTTCTCGTCCTACGCCCATGACTCGAACGAGGGGCTGCGCCTCGGCGCGAACCTCGGCGTCGAGGAGATCCGGTTCTCGCAGCTGGTGTTCGGCGGGGGAGGCGGCGGGGTCGCGGCGGCTGTCAACGCCGCGGCGGCGGCGGTCGCCAGCGGCCAGGCGGACTGCGTCGCGGTCTACCGCTCGATCACCCAGGCCGACGACGGCCGGGGTTCCTACGTCCAGCATCACCTCGGGCCGTTGTATACGGCGCATGGGCTGTTCACCGCCGCGCAGTTCTGCGCGCTGAGAACCCAGCGGATGCTCGAGAACGACGGCGTCCCGGCCGAGGCGATGGCGGCCGTCGCGCTCGCCGGCTACCACCACGCGCAGCGCAACCCGAGAGCGATCGCATACGGCCAGCCGCTCACGGCCGAGAAGTACTCGGACTCCCGCTGGGTGTCCTCGCCGCTGCGGCTGTTCGACTGCTCCCGGGAGAACGACGGCGCCGCCGCGCTGCTCGTCGTCCCCGCCGAGCACGTCGAGCGCTACCGTGGCCGGCCCGCCTACATCCTCGCCGGGGTCCAGGGCGGCGGCCGGGGCTGGTCGGAGTCGCTGGAGAACGAGACCGCCTACACCAGCGCCGGCTTCCATCCCGCGATGGTGCAGCGGCTCTGGGCCGCCGCGGGCATCGGCCCCGACGACGTCGATGTCGTCCAGCTCTACGAGAACTTCACCGGCCCGGCGGTCGCCTCGATGATCGACTTTGGGCTGTGTGAGCCCGGTCCCTCCGCCGTGAAGACGCTCCATCTCGACAACCTGATCGTCGACGGCGGCAGGCTGCCGATCAACACCGCCGGCGGCAACCTCGCCGAGGGGTTCGTTCACGGCATCAACCTCGTCCTGGAGGCGGTCCGGCAGCTGCGCGGCGGGTCGCCGAACCCGGTCCCCGGCGCCGGCGTCTCGCTGCTGGTCGGCGGCCCGGCGGCGCCGCTGGTCAGCGCGACCGTCTTCGGCGCCACGCCCGGCACCTGA